The DNA region aaattattttaaacataatttagtGTAACGAATTTTAAggtttaaaaagaaattaatttaactaaaatGTTTTGAcatttcaatttctttatttattttccatttcttatgccttatttgattttttttattaaattcaaaaaataagaaatgttttgaaatatttttctaaataaaaacagaaaaaatattttaattaattaattaggacaAGTTTAGTTCATTTCTTCACATTTCTAGTGTGTTTTTAACTTGTgcataaaaaatccaaaaaatataaattgtgattatttatcatcacaataaatcatttaataagttttaaaaataaaaattatatgaaaaaaaagattACGTGCTAGTTTGACTGGTTTGCTAGATACACGTACATACAATTTATTGTGCatataataacttataattttacataataaacatattttgcGGGAAAAAATGATTATTCTCCAATATTGTGTTGCTGCTGAAAAATCAGGTTAAAAAAAGACTTTTATTGagtaacattaaatattaattatcttgTTGAtgtaataaatgaataaatataaaaagatgtttaaaataaaaataaactaataatgttaataataatattcatatgtatgaatcatatttataaattaaaaaatatatcttatctCGTCCAACTGTGTTTGTTGTAGCTAAAAATgtgttcaaaattattattgaatccGATTCAATCCCAACTCGAACGaccttataatatattaaatatataataatattttattttatattatataatataattatatattatatatattaacactaCAAAATGATTGATCACAATTTTGACATCAATCTCTGAATCTTCTATTGTTTCCATgaattatttgtaacattttgTTTTGGATTAAAAAGTGAAAAACTAATTGTAAAGATGAGTCCTTATTAAGTACTCTTTGCACCTCTGTTTTATGTTAAtcttaacaaaaaaattgtttttttggtCCAATTATCAATGTGTTTTGTTTGTTGAAATATCTATAATTATACGTAGACCATTAGGATGACTTGTGTCCACGAAGTACACAAGCTCGTACAAGTTGGACAATGTGGGCACGTCTTAATtgtaaactttatatttatatatattaatattaagacacaaattatcaaattttgatgTGGAAAGTCACTATATATATAGGATGTAACCAGCCATTGGTAAGGCATCACCTCCATCAAGCAATGGCAACTCCTAGAGAACCAAGTATTCTTTTCACATTGACAATTTGTCTCATTGCTGCTACATTGGCAGCCGCAGATTACGGCGACAATCATTACTACCACAAGTCTCCTCGTCACCATCATAAGCCGCCTTCGTCGTGGCTGCCTCCATATCATTAcaagtctcctcctccaccatcttacatttacaagtcacctcctccaccatcctacgtttacaagtctcctcctccaccgtcatacgtttacaagtcacctcctccacatgcatatgtgtactcttcccctcctccacctccttatgtttacaagtctcctcctccacctgcatatgtatattcttcccctcctccaccatcttacatttacaagtcacctcctccaccatcttacgtttacaagtcacctcctccacctgcatacgTGTACTCTTCCCCACCTCCACCATCGTAcatttacaagtcacctcctccaccttcatACGTTtataagtcacctcctccacctgcatatgtgtactcttcccctcctccaccatcttatgtttacaagtcacctcctccaccttcatatgtttacaagtcacctcctccacctgcatatgtgtactcttcccctcctccaccCTCTTACGTTtataagtcacctcctccacctgcatatgtgTACTCTTCCCCACCTCCACCATCTTAcatttacaagtcacctcctccaccatcCTACGTATAcaagtctcctcctccaccgtcatacatttacaagtcacctcctccacctgcatatgtgtactcttcccctcctccaccatcttacgtttacaagtcacctcctccacctgcatacgtttacaagtcacctcctccaccatcttatgtttacaagtcacctcctccaccttcatatgtttacaagtcacctcctccacctgcatatgtgtactcttcccctcctccaccatcttacGTTTATAAGTCACCTCCACCATCTGCATATGTAtactcttctcctcctccaccatcttacgtttacaagtcacctcctccacctgcatacgTGTACTCTTCCCCACCTCCACCATcttacgtttacaagtcacctcctccaccttcatACGTTtataagtcacctcctccacctgcatatgtgtactcttcccctcctccaccatcttatgtttacaagtcacctcctccacctgcatatgtgtactcttcccctcctccaccttctTACGTTtataagtcacctcctccacctacATATGTGTACTCTTCCCCACCTCCACCATCTTAcatttacaagtcacctcctccaccatcCTACGTATAcaagtctcctcctccaccgtcatacgtttacaagtcacctcctccacctgcatatgtgtactcttcccctcctccaccatcttacatttacaagtcacctcctccaccttcatacgtttacaagtcacctcctccccCAAGTGTTTATTAAGACTGTAacacaaattttcaataaatgtgagtatatataatttttattttaagttatttatatatatttaaaaaaactaaggtttaagtgatatatttttttttgtaggtgAAAGGTTAATGGAGATAATATTTTCGACATGCAACAATATTTCTATCTCAAAGAAAGAAATTACGAGGAGAATAATGATTGTTAAAGTGTTTCATaatgattttcttatttatagtTATGAACTCTTTAATTTATTGTTgggtaatattattattcatttttaattttatgaaccatattatattaaaatttctatattttattgGTTAACAATTTAAACATGGAATGTAGTGacattgcaaaaaaaaaaaaataaatcttaatattatttgaatgtgGAGTGTGGAAAGAAGTAACAAGACAATGTggaacaatatttttttttatatgttgttTGGCATTATTGTCTAAATTTATGTAAACTAATACTAATTTAAACTAGAACTATAAAgtagataataatttaaaaaatgaaaaatatatttatatctacaaaaataatatttattatccatGACTTGATAATGCTAACTACACGATGATTTGGTTAATTTATGTGCtctaatccaatccgaatttAACCCAACCCAAACTAAATTATGTTacccaaatttatattttaggttTGGGTCAGGTTTGAGATTTGGATCAAcccaaaatttatattttaggcTTGGGTTAGAGTTGAGATTTGAATCAACCCAAGAGAAGCTCACTCTTAACCGGGGCAAGAATCAACAGAGTCTCGTGATAAGACTGAAGCACCACCTTGTGACACTTTTGTTGTTCCTCAACTAGCCTTAGAAAGAAATAAGGTAGAATATTTGAAAAGTTTGTGTGACAATCAGCCTCAAGTTTTAACTTGAGGATCAACAAGGATTAATAATGACAATACAATGTTTAACATGATGGAGATTCTTGAAAAGTTTCTACTAAATTTGAGAGAATCATGAAATAAAAGtgcaaaaaagaaatacaaaattCTTAGCTAGTGAGTTGAGTTATAATCTTAAAAATGAATCTATAACTaacattcatataaatatagGCAATTTGTAAGAAGCTTATCATCAGCGTTCATCTTTAACGAAGGTATAAGATGCAttttttatcatcattaattCCTAAgtagaacaaaaaaaaacatcatcatttTGATGCGCAATACTTAAAAGTTAAGTATTCTAGGCATTAAAGACAATATAGTCACTAATGATTTagaaaatccaaatttgaaattataggCATTATAGAGACTGCTCATTGTACCATCGTTGATGACTATTGGCTAAGGAAGTTCAAGTATCTTACAAaggatataaaaattatataattaactgtatttatgttattatatactATCATTTGCatttatattatagtttttacCAATGAAAGCGACaactttttctttgaaaatgttACATTTGTATATAATCATTTGAACTTAacatttatttagtaagtttgATTGAATTATATGATTTGTCTTACTATTTATTACATGTGTGTAGATCCTGTTTATAAAATCATATGAAAACAATTTAAGTGTGTAAAAATGATGTAACATGACAATTATTCTACTTcgtatttaaaacaaatatattatttatgttttataatgtTAATCTAACTATATTATTTCTTAGTACAAATATGATGAAAAAAATTACAACATAGTGAGAATCTTGTAATTGTAAATGTGGTCATAACATCAAACAATTTAAAAAGGATTTTCCAAGTGTATATATATTAGCATGccatcaaattttatttttatttttggaaaaacgacttagcgaaattttattaaaaattctcaaaaacgggaaaaaaaatcacgagtttaagagatcattctagacagacctataatgattttgaagtctaatcattctaaatattaaaacgtaaatgaactatctaattacaatgttttcgtttttaatgattttagtAAATGGTAATTCCAATTCCTGCTGATATTTCAATTCTGCTCTGTACTTAGAACTTTTCTCAACATTCTCGCAAGTGCGCCACATTTAGAGACTATTTCTCTCCATAATTCTTCAACACttctgcgggttctgccatagaCTCTCGCATTACGTTCCTGCCAAATGTTGTAAACTACTACTTCAAAGTCGCATTTGAATACGTTTGTTGCGAATCTGTTTCatttggctttgagtagtgctgcttctttgatttctttccattccttcgggaaactgatcaactCCAGACTTTTAGAAAATCAGTCCCAAATTTTTCATGCTATACTGCAGCTCCCAAACAGATGATTAATAGTTTCTTCACTTCCattgcatagaagacaactccCAAACAGGTGATCAATGGTTTCTTTATTTCCGTTGCCATCAAACTTATTGACATTTAACTTAGCGTCGCTAATAAGATACAGCATCTTAGCGTCTCTAATAAGATACAGCATCAGAAGTTTTTACCGAAACACAATCTATCCATGGTAAGATTTAAGTATGCGACAGTAAAAATCTTTACCGACACATAATCTTAGCCGGTAAAAATCTTTACCGACACATAATCTTGCGCCTGTATATTTCAACCATGCACCGAtaagtttgatttaattttgtgTATTACTTCTTGTCATTATa from Impatiens glandulifera chromosome 5, dImpGla2.1, whole genome shotgun sequence includes:
- the LOC124939448 gene encoding extensin-2-like; protein product: MVKDLPAHNFALSPPPPSYVYKSPPPHAYVYSSPPPPPYVYKSPPPPAYVYSSPPPPSYIYKSPPPPSYVYKSPPPPAYVYSSPPPPSYIYKSPPPPSYVYKSPPPPAYVYSSPPPPSYVYKSPPPPSYVYKSPPPPAYVYSSPPPPSYVYKSPPPPAYVYSSPPPPSYIYKSPPPPSYVYKSPPPPSYIYKSPPPPAYVYSSPPPPSYVYKSPPPPAYVYKSPPPPSYVYKSPPPPSYVYKSPPPPAYVYSSPPPPSYVYKSPPPSAYVYSSPPPPSYVYKSPPPPAYVYSSPPPPSYVYKSPPPPSYVYKSPPPPAYVYSSPPPPSYVYKSPPPPAYVYSSPPPPSYVYKSPPPPTYVYSSPPPPSYIYKSPPPPSYVYKSPPPPSYVYKSPPPPAYVYSSPPPPSYIYKSPPPPSYVYKSPPPPSVKAADYGDNHYNHNHKYPHHHYKSPSSYLYKSPPPPSYVYKSPPPPAYMYSSPPPPSYAYKSPPPPAYVYSSPPPPSYIYKSPPPPSYIYKSPPPPAYVYSSPPPPSYVYSSPPPPSYVYKSPPPPAYVYSSPPPPSYVYKSPPPPSYVYKSPPPPAYVYSSPPPPSYVYKSPPPPAYVYSSPPPPSYVYKSPPPPSYIYKSPPPPAYVYSSPPPPSYVYKSPPPPAYVYSSPPPPSYVYKSPPPPSYVYKSPPPPAYVYSSPPPPSYVYKSPPPPSYVYKSPPPPTYVYSSPPPPSYIYKSPPPPSYVYKSPPPSAYVYSSPPPPSYIYKSPPPPSYVYKSPPPSSYVYKSPPPPAYVYSSPPPSSYIYKSPPPPSYVYKSPPPPSVY